In Gammaproteobacteria bacterium, the following are encoded in one genomic region:
- a CDS encoding DUF3833 domain-containing protein has product MAGCGTMNTEDFVGKEPSLDLFEYFAGSTMAWGLFEDRFGKVRRQFKADIQGNVKGDVLELEEDFRFADGEVDERTWRIRRTGDNTYSGTAADVVGEAVGATAGNAVNWRYTMDLKLGDGTMRVKFDDWMFLQADGVLINRARVSKLGLEIGTVTLFFTKPQTAMNVQP; this is encoded by the coding sequence ATGGCTGGATGTGGAACCATGAATACCGAGGACTTCGTCGGAAAGGAACCAAGTCTGGATCTGTTCGAGTACTTTGCCGGATCGACCATGGCCTGGGGCCTGTTCGAGGATCGGTTCGGTAAGGTCCGGCGCCAGTTCAAGGCCGACATACAGGGAAACGTCAAGGGTGACGTGCTGGAGCTGGAAGAGGATTTTCGATTCGCCGACGGCGAAGTGGATGAGCGGACGTGGCGCATCCGTCGCACGGGTGACAACACCTATAGCGGCACGGCCGCGGATGTCGTCGGGGAGGCCGTCGGCGCCACCGCCGGCAATGCCGTCAACTGGCGCTACACCATGGATCTCAAGCTAGGCGATGGCACGATGCGTGTGAAGTTCGACGACTGGATGTTTCTCCAGGCCGATGGTGTCCTGATCAACCGCGCCAGGGTCAGCAAACTTGGCCTGGAGATCGGTACGGTGACGCTGTTCTTCACCAAGCCGCAGACTGCGATGAACGTTCAGCCCTGA
- a CDS encoding lipocalin family protein — protein MSAALYLLAGCVGVPDGVEPVERFEPSRYLGKWYEIARLDHSFERGLTQVSATYSKREDGGIRVVNEGYSMESGEWSRAEGKAFFVQGDEKGFLKVSFFGPFYGSYIIFDLDPDYRYAMVSGPNKSYLWLLARTPTIDKAIIEQFVRKAKRLGFDTDQLIYVDQGGTDVDVQG, from the coding sequence ATGTCAGCAGCGCTGTATTTACTCGCTGGATGCGTCGGTGTTCCAGACGGTGTCGAACCGGTCGAGCGATTCGAGCCCAGTCGATATCTCGGCAAATGGTACGAAATCGCAAGGCTCGATCATTCCTTCGAACGGGGCCTGACTCAGGTGAGCGCGACCTACAGCAAGCGTGAAGACGGTGGTATCCGCGTGGTCAATGAAGGCTACTCCATGGAATCGGGGGAGTGGTCCCGGGCGGAGGGCAAGGCGTTCTTTGTTCAAGGAGACGAAAAGGGATTTCTGAAGGTTTCGTTCTTCGGCCCATTTTATGGATCCTACATCATTTTCGACCTGGATCCGGATTATCGCTACGCCATGGTTTCCGGCCCGAACAAGTCGTACCTCTGGCTACTCGCGCGCACCCCCACGATCGATAAGGCAATCATCGAACAATTCGTCCGCAAGGCGAAGAGGCTGGGTTTCGACACGGATCAGCTGATTTACGTCGATCAGGGCGGAACGGATGTTGACGTTCAGGGCTGA
- a CDS encoding nuclear transport factor 2 family protein: MTAPDDSVARACAEWTAVFTRLGTDGVPSPARLEQLTTEDVRFRDPFNDLRGRESLHALLVHTLKQIQDPRFEVRDTAISGRTAYVKWEMTGRISVIGDWKVTGMSELQFAADGRLRAHLDYWDAATGFYARLPVLGAIIRFVASKASPPKQ, encoded by the coding sequence ATGACCGCTCCGGATGACAGTGTGGCGCGAGCCTGCGCCGAATGGACCGCGGTGTTCACCCGACTTGGCACGGACGGTGTCCCGTCGCCCGCACGCCTGGAACAACTGACGACCGAAGACGTGCGCTTCCGCGACCCGTTCAACGATCTGCGTGGCAGGGAGTCCCTGCATGCACTACTGGTACACACGCTGAAGCAGATACAGGACCCACGCTTCGAGGTCAGGGATACCGCCATCTCCGGACGCACGGCCTACGTGAAATGGGAAATGACGGGTCGCATCTCCGTGATCGGAGACTGGAAGGTCACCGGGATGAGCGAGTTGCAGTTCGCCGCAGACGGCCGGCTGAGGGCGCATCTGGATTACTGGGATGCGGCCACCGGTTTCTACGCCCGTCTGCCCGTACTGGGCGCGATCATTCGTTTTGTCGCCTCGAAGGCCTCGCCACCGAAACAGTAA